CCCGTATGCGTTCGACAGAAACATCCTCGTCATGGAATTTCTCGGGACCGGGAACATCCCCTATCCCCAGATGCGTCTCCGCCTCCCGGGAACTCCCGAAGAAGGCTACGAGGAGACCATCGGACTCATCCGCGATCTCTATCAGAAAGCCCGTCTTGTTCACGGCGATCTGTCCGAGTACAACATCCTCACCGGACCTGACGGACTCATCTTAATTGATATGGCACAGGCTGTGATCCCCGAACACCCCCGGGCCTACAATTTCCTTTTCAGGGACATCAAAAACATCAACAGATTTTTTGGCACCAAATGTAAAACAACCGACGAACACGAACTCTTCAGAGACATCGTCGGAGAAGAATTTTTCGAGATATAAATCATGACACAAGAAGTAAAGATCCCCAACGACAGAATCGGCGCAATCATCGGAAAAGGCGGCGAGACCAGAAAATTTCTGGAAAAAATGCTCCACGTGACCCTCGAGGTCGACAGCCAATCCGGTCTTATTGAGATCATAAACAAAGAGGATTCCCTCTCAGAGATCCGTGCGATGGAAGTCATCAAAGCGATCGGACGAGGATTCTCACCCGAGCGGGCAAAGAAACTGCTCGATGACGACGACATGATCCTGACCCTGATCGATATTTCAGATATCGCCGACACCCCCCAGAAACTTGCAAGGATCAGAGGAAGGATCATCGGCCGTGAAGGAAAAGCACGGGAACAGATCGAAAACATGACCGGGGCCCTCGTTTCCGTATACGGGAAAACCGTCGGCATCATCGGCATGCCGGATCAGATGAACGATGCCCACACCGCGGTAACCATGCTCATAAACGGCTCGGATCACAGCACCGTCTTTAACTTCCTGGATCGCAAAAAGAAGGAAGCAAAGCTGGACGTTCTGAACTATTATTACTAAGGCGTACTAAAGTAACAATCATTAAATATCATGAGTGATTCTGCAGAGTTCCACTGGAAACAAAGGGGTCTAAATAAATCCGGACTCGTTTCATGAAAATAAACGAGATGCCGATCCCAAATCACCTGCGCGAGGCGTATCTGAAAAATGGGATCGAGGAACTCTATCCTCCCCAGGCCGAGTGTGTAAATGCGGGTTTATTCGACCGGAAAAATATTTTAGCCGCCATTCCTACGGCTTCCGGAAAAACTCTCATCGCAGAGATGGCGATGCAGAAGGAAATTGCAGAGGGAGGAAAGTGTCTCTACATAGTCCCTCTCAAAGCCCTTGCTTCGGAAAAATACGAAGATTTCAGCGGCAAATCTGTGAAGGTCGGGATCGCGACCGGGGACCCGGACCAGCGCGACGAGTACCTTGGCCGGTACGACATCATCGTAGCAACATCTGAGAAGACCGATTCGCTGATCAGGAACAAAGCCGGGTGGCTGAAAAACATCACTCTTCTCGTCGTTGACGAGATCCACCTGATCGGCGACGATTCCCGGGGCGGGACCCTGGAGATGGTGATCGCGCAGCTGAGGTTCCAGAACCCGGAGATGCAGATCATCGGCCTGTCCGCCACGATGGGAAATCCGGAAAGCCTTGCAAAATGGCTGGATGCCGCCCTCATCACGAGCGAATGGCGACCGGTCGATCTCCGGGAGGGAGTCTATTATAACGGAGCGATCCATTTCCACGGAGCGGAACGGCTGCTCGAGACCCCGAAAAAGGATGACGATCTCAATCTCCTTCTGGATACGATAAATGAAGGCGGGCAGTGTCTCGTGTTCGTCTCATCACGGCGTTCTGCCGAGGCATACGCCAAACGGGCGGCGATAACGCTGAAAAGATCCTCGCCCGCGCTCGATGAACTTTCAAAACGCATCGCCAAAGCCGACACGACCGCGTCCGGAAAAAATCTCGCCCTTGCGGTAAAATCCGGAGCGGCGTTCCACCACGCAGGCCTCCCACGTGAAGCGAGAGGGGCCGTCGAAGAAGGATTTAGAAACGGAGACATCCTCTGCATCTCATCGACCCCGACGCTTGCCGCAGGACTGAACCTGCCTGCACGGCGGGTGATCATCCGGGATTATCAGAGGTATGAACGGGGAGTCGGCATGAACCCTATCCCGGTCCTCGAATACCGTCAGATGGCGGGACGGGCCGGCAGACCGCGACTCGATCCGTACGGCGAGGCAGTCCTCATCGCCAAAGAAAAACATGACGTTGACCGGCTGTTCGAAGAGTTCATCGATGCCCCGGCAGAGGATATTTCTTCCCAGTGTCAGAAAGAGAACGAACTCAGAAGCCATCTCCTCGCACTCATCACCTCGGGTTTTGCACAGACCGGGGATGAGGTCAAAGGATTCATGGAAAAATCCTTTTATGCAAGCCAGAAGTCCGTTCACCGGCGTCTCGATAAAAACATCGAGAAGACGCTTGCATATCTGGAAAAGTCCGGGATGGTCGAGAAGGAGGGAGATGCGATCCACGGGACCCTCTTTGGAGCGCTGACGTCCCGGCTCTATCTCGATCCCGAATCCGCCATGATGATCAAAGACGGCCTTGCCGGGAAAAAGTTCACGGCTTTTGGGATGCTGCATCTTCTCTGCATGACCCCGGATATGTTCAGATTCTATCTGAAAGCCTCGGACGAGAAGTTCGTGGATAAGATCCTCAAGGAGAGAGGGGATGAACTCCTGCTCGAAGATATCTCCGAGGAGTTCTTTGCGGCGATCAAGACGGCGCTCGTTGCCGAGGAGTGGATCTCCGAGATCGGCGAGGACTCCATCTGCGAGCGGTTCGGCGTAGGCGCCGGCGATATCCATGCAGTGGTCGAAAACCTCAGATGGCTCATGCATGCGGCAGGCAGGATCTGTCATGAGTTCGCCTCCGGCTGTGATAACGAGATGCGGGATCTCGAACTCAGAGTTAGCCACGGAGTGAAAGAGGAGCTCCTCCCCTTGATCTCGCTCAAAGGCATCGGACGTGTTCGAGCCCGGAGACTCTTCGACCGGGGAATCACGAGCCCGGAGGGGCTCATGGCCGCAGAAGAGCATGAGGTCGTCTCGATCCTCGGAGCGACCATCGCGAAAAACGTTCTTGAACAAGCCGGCCGCAAATCAGCGAAAAAGATCCGGCCTGATACAGAAAGAGAAGAGACCGAAGAGATGCAGACCGAGAAAAAACCGCAGGCAACCCTGTTTGATTTTGGAGAGTGAACATGACGATGAAGATTTTTTCAGGAAAACTGGATGTTGAAAATGTTGCAGACACGCTGAAAAAGATAAACAGTATCGGCAAAGAGACTGGATCGGTGATCGTTCTTTTCGACGCAGCAAAGATCGCCGGAAAACCCCACATTGAGTCGGCTGTGATGCATGCGAAGAGGTCCTTTTCCGAAGGAAAAAATATCGCCCGTACCCTTTCGATGGAGATCCTGGTGTATGCTTCAGGGCAGAGACAGTGTTCTCTTGCACCGAGATTCGGACTGCAGAAAGGACAAAACCAGGTCTATGTTCTGATCCTTGACGGCGATGTCGAGAGAGCGGAAGAAGAGATCCGGGGACTCATCGAAGAATCAAATGAAGTGACGGCAACGAGAGAGACCCTCAAAAAGGAGTTTGACATCTCCGAAGAGGAGATCGGCGTTGTCGGCGAGGACCGGATCGGCGAACTTGTAATAGAACGTGTCGCGATGCTCGATGCATGGCGATAAACTTCCAAACGAAACGATTAACTCGGAATACGGTGTATTTCCATACAACCGATGAAAATACCGCGTATACTCCTTTTTTCTTTTCTCATTCTTCTGATACTTGCGGCAGGCATCGGTCTTGCCGTTGATCAAACCAGGTATCCGGAGATCCCGGTGAATCAGTCCGACACCTCGACGACCGTCGTTCATATAGAATTTCCCTTCATGGATGATGTCGTGGTGGGTGATATCACCCTCCGGCTCGCTCCCTACAACGGCGCAAAAATGGAGGGAGTGAAAGCAACACCGCTGTTCGGGTGTTCGCCGGAGAGATATTACTCCGCGATCGCCTATGACCCGGCACTGGATCAGATGTACAAAAAACTTTTCGGAATCTTCGATGCCTATGCAAAAGAGCATGCGCTGACAAGCGATGAGTACATCGAACTGCTGACAACCTATGTGCAGAACATTCCCTACAAAACATCCGGGGGAGAGATCAAATTCCCGATCGAGACAGTGATCGACGACTGGGGGGATTGTGACGACAAAAGTATTCTTCTCGCAGGTCTCCTTGACAAAAAGGGGTATGATGCCGGTGTGTTTCTCTTCAAGAAAGACAATCATATGGCAGCAGGCGTGAAAGGAGGATCTCAAACAGACTATGAAAACAGCGGATACAGTATCATCGAAACGACGAGATATGCATACATCGGAGAGATCCCTGAACTCCTGCACCAGGGATCCGATCACGGTGATTACTCGTTTTACCGGATCGGAAACGGAACAGAGGTCTATACAGCATCCTGGCAGGTCAGCACGATCCTGAACGTACGGGATACGGCATATGCAGCCCTGGAAATTCTGTATCAGGGGTTGAGCAGTCTGAGTGCGACGATAGAGGAGGAGAAGGCGAAACTCGCAAACCCGGAGTATGCATCGAATACGACGCTTCGCTCCGAGTATGATCTCCATCTAGATGAGTACGACGAGGGGATCAAAGCAGGAAATAAAATCCGTGCGACGCTGCATATGATCAATTCAGAACCCTACAACAGGGAAAAAGTGTATCAGACGATTCAGTCCATGAGAGAGGATCCGGGACCGGGAAAAGTTAACATATAAACAGAAACGATTAAAGCAAAACAGGGTCAATTTCCCTAGAACAGATGAGAATACTGAATAAAATACTCTTTTCCATCCTTATCCTTTGTATGATAAGTTCATCAGCTGTAAGTCTGACGGGTATCCAGAATGTCAGTCCAACGATTCCGGTGGACAAGGCCAACACCTCGACAACTGTTGTGCAAATCGAATTTCCTTTCAGAGAGAACGTGGTTAAGGGGGAGATCACCCTGAATCTTGCTCCGTACAACGGGGCAAAACAGGAGGGATCGAAATCGACACCGCTGTTTGGGTACTCGGCAGAGGAGTATTACTCTGCGATCGTGAATGACCCGGCACAGGATGAGATGTATGCAAAACTTCTCGGGGTTTTTGACGGGTATGCAAAGGACCATGATCTTACAAGCGATGAGTACGTCGAACTGCTGACGACCTATGTGCAGAACATTCCCTATAAAACGGTTGGGGCAGAGGTAAATTTCCCGATCGAGACCGTGATCGAAAATAAGGGAGATTGTGATGATAAAAGTGTTCTTCTGACAGGTCTCCTCGCAAAATCCGGCTATGCGGCAGGAGTCGTGGTTTTCAGTGAAGAAAACCATATGATGGCCGCAATCAAAGATGAGGCGACCGGAAATGTGATCAGCGAGTATATTTTGATCGAAACGACCAGGTACGCCTATATCGGTGAGAACTCCGCCGTTATCAGAAGCAGAAACAGGACACGCGTCAGAGAAGAGTCGGTCATTCTTGTTGGAGGAGGGACGGCCGCTTATACGGTGTCCTGGCAGGTCGACACGATCCTGGAGCAGCGGGATCAGATCGTTCTTACGATCGACTCGCTGAGTCAGGAGATGAGAGTGTTGAAAAATGAGATAATGAATCAGGAGACCCAGCTCAGCCAGGCATATGATCCGGTGGTATATGAAAAATATGAGACAAACCTCACAAGCTATAACGAGTACATGGCAACCTGTTATGCATACATCGATGAACTGGAGATAATCAACACCGGATCCTACAGCAGGGAGGAAACCTATCAGATGGTTGCTTCCATGATGTGATCGTCCATGACATATCCTTCCCCGATTTCTGTCACGACGTCACGGACTTTGATGAATCCCAGATGTTCATACACGGCGATGGAGGTGTGATTTCCTTTGTTCACCGTCAGCCGGATTTTTGTGAGTCCTTCTTTTCTGCAGATCTCTTTGAGAACTGCAACTGTTTGCGAGGTAAAATGCCTGCCGCGGTAGGATTTTTCCACATAGATCTTTGAAAGAAAGAGCGATTTTTCCATCGGCTGTGAAAGGATGGCTGTATATCCAACAGAAATACCATCGCACTTCATCAGATAATACCTGTATCCCTGCCGGATCTGCTCGGTGATCGCAGGAGCCGACTGGAATTTTTCTATCATATAGGAAACCTGTGCGGAGCCGATCAGCGAGGTGTAGTGTTCAGTCCAGATGGTTTCTGCAAGCTCGGCAACTTCCTGAATCTGCTCAGCGGTTTGAACTGGTGTAAGCAACAGGGGTGGGTCACTGATTTGCATGGGTCAGAATATGGACGATTTCCGGGATGATGATCTCTTCAGCTGCCAGTTTGACCGCTTTGGGGGAACCTGGGATGCAGAAGATCGCACGGCCGTTATTGATACCGGCAGCAGCGCGGGAAAGGATAACCGAATTTCCAACCTGGGCATAACTTTTCTGACGGAAGAGTTCGCCGAATCCGTCCATCGTTTTTATGAAGAGTGGGGACACGGCTTCGATCGTGCAATCATCATGTGTAAGACCTGTACCCCCGTTCACGACGATACAGTTGGCAGAACCAAGCGCTCCCATAACAGCTGATCTGATTTCGCCAATGTCATCTTTAACGATTATCAGTGAGATAACAGGGATCCCTGCGTTTTCGAATGTTTCCTGGATGATCTTTCCAGAGAGATCGGTTTTTTCCGTGCGGGTCGTTGAGACAGTGATCACAGCTGCCTTAACTGAAATATCTTCCCGGTGTTCCCTTGACATGAAGGAAATGTATGAGTTCAAAGATAATAGGTTATTCTCCTTCTTAGTCAATAATTTTCATGAGAGAAAAGCAATTGGATTAAATGAGATATTGTGGGTATTTTTTATTGTTTATAGAATATTTACAAAAGAAGTCCCCCACCCCTTTGTTGCGAGTGGAAGTATTATTTTTGTATTGCTGAAAAACACGTTTTTCATTTACGTATTTTTGTAATCATAAGTGATTTCATTTTTATCTATATAAAGATTTTCTTTTGTAAATATGGAAAAAGAAAAATTGAAAAACTAAAAAACAAAAATTAAAAAAAATGTATGAACTAAAAAAACCAGAGAATATATAGACATAAATGAAATTTTGATCTCTCAGAGCCCTAAAGTATATAAAGTATTTAAAGAAAAAGAAAAAAAATACGACCCATCCTCCCCCACCCCAAAAAAATTTCCACTCGCAACAAAGGGGTGGGGGCGTCAATACGGTCGTACATTTGTCGAATTGAAAATCTGCCATCGAAACAACTGGTTATCACAATATCTCCATTGGAAATCCCCCACACCCTCCACTCGCAGTAGTGGTACATTATCAGGAAAAAAAACATAATACTTCTA
This Methanocorpusculum sp. DNA region includes the following protein-coding sequences:
- the cgi121 gene encoding KEOPS complex subunit Cgi121, whose product is MTMKIFSGKLDVENVADTLKKINSIGKETGSVIVLFDAAKIAGKPHIESAVMHAKRSFSEGKNIARTLSMEILVYASGQRQCSLAPRFGLQKGQNQVYVLILDGDVERAEEEIRGLIEESNEVTATRETLKKEFDISEEEIGVVGEDRIGELVIERVAMLDAWR
- a CDS encoding KH domain-containing protein, with translation MTQEVKIPNDRIGAIIGKGGETRKFLEKMLHVTLEVDSQSGLIEIINKEDSLSEIRAMEVIKAIGRGFSPERAKKLLDDDDMILTLIDISDIADTPQKLARIRGRIIGREGKAREQIENMTGALVSVYGKTVGIIGMPDQMNDAHTAVTMLINGSDHSTVFNFLDRKKKEAKLDVLNYYY
- a CDS encoding ATP-dependent DNA helicase — translated: MKINEMPIPNHLREAYLKNGIEELYPPQAECVNAGLFDRKNILAAIPTASGKTLIAEMAMQKEIAEGGKCLYIVPLKALASEKYEDFSGKSVKVGIATGDPDQRDEYLGRYDIIVATSEKTDSLIRNKAGWLKNITLLVVDEIHLIGDDSRGGTLEMVIAQLRFQNPEMQIIGLSATMGNPESLAKWLDAALITSEWRPVDLREGVYYNGAIHFHGAERLLETPKKDDDLNLLLDTINEGGQCLVFVSSRRSAEAYAKRAAITLKRSSPALDELSKRIAKADTTASGKNLALAVKSGAAFHHAGLPREARGAVEEGFRNGDILCISSTPTLAAGLNLPARRVIIRDYQRYERGVGMNPIPVLEYRQMAGRAGRPRLDPYGEAVLIAKEKHDVDRLFEEFIDAPAEDISSQCQKENELRSHLLALITSGFAQTGDEVKGFMEKSFYASQKSVHRRLDKNIEKTLAYLEKSGMVEKEGDAIHGTLFGALTSRLYLDPESAMMIKDGLAGKKFTAFGMLHLLCMTPDMFRFYLKASDEKFVDKILKERGDELLLEDISEEFFAAIKTALVAEEWISEIGEDSICERFGVGAGDIHAVVENLRWLMHAAGRICHEFASGCDNEMRDLELRVSHGVKEELLPLISLKGIGRVRARRLFDRGITSPEGLMAAEEHEVVSILGATIAKNVLEQAGRKSAKKIRPDTEREETEEMQTEKKPQATLFDFGE
- a CDS encoding GNAT family N-acetyltransferase, whose protein sequence is MQISDPPLLLTPVQTAEQIQEVAELAETIWTEHYTSLIGSAQVSYMIEKFQSAPAITEQIRQGYRYYLMKCDGISVGYTAILSQPMEKSLFLSKIYVEKSYRGRHFTSQTVAVLKEICRKEGLTKIRLTVNKGNHTSIAVYEHLGFIKVRDVVTEIGEGYVMDDHIMEATI
- a CDS encoding molybdenum cofactor biosynthesis protein B, whose translation is MSREHREDISVKAAVITVSTTRTEKTDLSGKIIQETFENAGIPVISLIIVKDDIGEIRSAVMGALGSANCIVVNGGTGLTHDDCTIEAVSPLFIKTMDGFGELFRQKSYAQVGNSVILSRAAAGINNGRAIFCIPGSPKAVKLAAEEIIIPEIVHILTHANQ